The Aphis gossypii isolate Hap1 chromosome 3, ASM2018417v2, whole genome shotgun sequence genome includes a region encoding these proteins:
- the LOC114118913 gene encoding putative uncharacterized protein DDB_G0270496 — protein sequence MFYFCPSSQLSKTIQVIVAKLLLSLAVLFCVTQDFGVGSFESDQWVRLCTLTSNGSSLMNVTMPCGVYVKSDEPKDVLKDKTDVSESWREVDDSPEYVKITLDDDRNTNAATKSPNIMTTKQDSNPNIKHSGNKIIEGDLEEEVDIEEGGDVQEEGSDVQEEGSDVQEDGSDVQEEGSDVQEEGDADVIVEDDNDDRDIEIDSVDNDEDQSTYDEVALNVGVNGSVSEEKEDDISDVRDQLKNQRPPNAVTKVMLGYLLNARSQLYEKINYLLNLLQRTFFNRKLNCRRRRNSIELPSLLNNKRKQENKKNPSLSSVILEPTFERSMMTMSFLMFGVFVIQVIQKLIQTMQQPGETSFMGNSIFGNLLTLPSDIF from the exons ATGTTTTACTTTTGTCCATCGTCCCAGTTATCGAAAACGATTCAAGTGATCGTGGCGAAATTACTATTGTCATTGGCAGTGTTATTTTGCGTTACGCAAGATTTCGGTGTCGGTAGTTTTGAAAGTGATCAATGGGTTCGGTTGTGTACGTTGACGAGTAATGGAAGTTCATTGATGAACGTAACAATGCCGTGTGGGGTTTACGTAAAAAGTGACGAACCTAAAGATGTTCTTAAAGACAAAACTGATGTTTCAGAAAGTTGGCGCGAAGTAGATGATTCACCGGAATACGTAAAAATCACACTAGATGACGACCGAAACACTAATGCCGCCACCAAATCCCCCAACATTATGACCACTAAACAGGATAGTAATCCGAATATCAAACACTccggtaataaaataattgaaggaGATTTAGAAGAAGAAGTAGATATAGAAGAAGGAGGTGATGTACAAGAAGAAGGAAGTGATGTACAAGAAGAAGGAAGTGATGTACAAGAAGATGGAAGTGATGTACAAGAAGAAGGAAGTGATGTACAAGAAGAAGGAGATGCAGACGTCATCGTTGAAGATGACAACGATGATCGAGATATAGAAATCGATAGTGTTGATAATGACGAAGACCAATCGACGTACGATGAAGTAGCTCTGAATGTAGGAGTTAATGGAAGTGTTTCCGAAGAGAAAGAAGATGATATTAGTGACGTGAGAGATCaacttaaaaatcaaagaCCTCCGAATGCCGTAACCAAGGTGATGCTCGGGTACTTGTTGAATGCTCGAAGTCAATTATATGAAAAGATAA attatttgttaaatttactgCAACGGACATTTTTCAATAGAAAACTTAATTGTCGACGTCGTCGTAATTCAATTGAACTACcgagtttattaaataacaagagGAAAcaagagaataaaaaaaacccgtCGCTTTCCTCTGTGATCTTAGAACCGACATTTGAACGTTCAATGATGACCAtgtcatttttaatgtttggtgTGTTCGTCATTCAAGTGATACAG AAATTAATTCAAACGATGCAACAACCTGGTGAAACCTCATTTATGGGTAATTCAATATTTGGTAACCTACTAACATTGCCATCggacatattttga